Within Caulobacter segnis, the genomic segment CACATGTGATTAAGACTCTGTTAATCATGTGGATGGTCCAGCAGCGCGTTGAAGGTCTTAATGAATTCTTAACTCGCGGCGACGGACGCAAGGCCGTTCGCGGGACTCTGTCCCTGACCTTGGACAGTCGGGATTCACCTATCGGGGGATGCGGCGCGGGCCTGGGGATGATACGCGAGCAATGCGACCGTTGATCACAGCGGCGCCGTGTCACGACGCCTCTAGGGCCTTTCGGCGCACAGGCGTCCCCAGGGACGAGGCAAGTGGTTAAGCAACCGTTAACGGATGATCCACAGGAGAGTCTGGGCCAGGCGGACCAGGAACGGCTGCCGCCGCGCTTCGCCACCTACTTCCATATCCACCTGGTTTCGGACTCCACGGGCGAGACCTTGAACGCCATGGCGCGCGCGGTGTGCGCCCGTTTCACCGACATCCTGCCGATCGAACACATCTATGCGCTGGTCCGTTCCACGCGGCAGCTGGATCGGGCGCTGGAAGAGATCGGCGGCGCGCCGGGCGTGGTCATGCATACGATCGTCGATCCGGGCCTGCGCGCGGCGCTGGAAGAAGGCTGCCGCAAGCTGGAAATGCCCTGCATCGCCGCCTTGGACCCGGTGATCATGGCCATGTCGCGTTATCTGGGCGCGCGGATTTCGACCCGGGTCGGGGCCCAGCACGCCCTCACCAACGACTATTTCGACCGGATCGAGGCGCTGGACTACGCCATCGCCCACGACGACGGCCAGGGTGGCCAGGACCTGACCCAGGCCGACGTCATCCTGGTCGGCGTGTCGCGGACCTCCAAGACCCCGACCTGCATCTATCTGGCCCACCGGGGCGTGCGCGCCGCCAATGTGCCGCTGGTGCCGGGCCGCCCGCCGCCGCAGGACCTGTTCGAGCTGAAGAACACCCTGATCGTCGGCCTGATCACCTCGCCCGACCGCCTGATCCAGATCCGCCGCAACCGCCTGCTCTCCCTCAAGGAGAACCGCGAGAGCGACTATGTCGACAGCGACGCCGTTCGTCAGGAGATCATCGCCGCCCGGCGTCTGTTCGAGCGGATGAACTGGCCGGTCATCGACATCACCCGCCGCTCGGTCGAGGAGACGGCGGCGGCGATCATCAACCTGCTGTCGGGCGGCCGCGGCAAGGTCGAGGTCCTGGGATGACCCCTGTAACCCCCACCCCAGTGACTTTGGCGTCGAAAAGTTCTGCCCGGCAGATGATCCTGAAGAACGCCGGCGTCGCCTTCGAGGCGGTCAGTCCCGGCGTCG encodes:
- a CDS encoding pyruvate, water dikinase regulatory protein, encoding MVKQPLTDDPQESLGQADQERLPPRFATYFHIHLVSDSTGETLNAMARAVCARFTDILPIEHIYALVRSTRQLDRALEEIGGAPGVVMHTIVDPGLRAALEEGCRKLEMPCIAALDPVIMAMSRYLGARISTRVGAQHALTNDYFDRIEALDYAIAHDDGQGGQDLTQADVILVGVSRTSKTPTCIYLAHRGVRAANVPLVPGRPPPQDLFELKNTLIVGLITSPDRLIQIRRNRLLSLKENRESDYVDSDAVRQEIIAARRLFERMNWPVIDITRRSVEETAAAIINLLSGGRGKVEVLG